CATGCACAGGTCCTCGAAGACCCGGTTCCAGGCGAAGCGCTCGACCGTATGGACGCGGGCCGCGGCCCCGATGGCCTCGATGTCGCGCGCGAACAGGGCCTCAATGGCGGCGGCGTATTCGGTCGGGTCGGCCGAGGCGGCCAGCTGGCCGACCTCATTGGTGACGGTCTCGGCGACGCCGCCGGCGTTGACGCCCACGACCGGGCGTCCACAGGCCATGGCCTCCAGCACGATCAGGCCGAAGGGCTCCTTGTCGTTGGCGTGGACGAAGGCGTCGCAGCTGGCGATGATCCGGGCTACGGCGCGGGGGTCCTTCTCGTACGGCAGGGCGATGACGCGGTCCTCGGCGGGCATCCCCTGCCCGGCCCCGACCAGCACCAGATGATAAGGGTCGCCCAACTTCTGGACCGCCTCGATCAGGACATCGATGTTCTTCTCGCGCGCCGGACGGCCGGCGAAGCACAGCAGGCGGGCGCTGGCCGGCAGGCCCAGCTTCTTCAGCAGCCAGTCGCGGTCGCGGCGGTCCGGGCGGAAGGTGTCGATCTCCACGCCCAGGGGCCGGATGACGATATTGCCGACGCCGGCCTCTTCCAGACGGCGGGCGATAAAGCGGCTCGGCGAGACGACGCGGTCGAACTGGCCGAACAGCTTGGCCCAGCGCTTCTCGACCGGCTTCTTGGCCCACTCGCCGAAATGCAGGGCCGCGAGGCCGGCCGGGTCGGAGTGGCAGAAGCCGACGACCGGACAGCCGGCCCTCTGGCCCGCCTCGAGCGCGCCCTGGCCGGGCGTATAGGGATCGCCGGCCTCGATGATGGCGGGCTTCATGGAGGCGACCCAGGCGCCCCAGCGCTTGACCGAGGACGGCCAGCGATAGCCGTCGCCGAACGGCAGCTTGGTGGCCCGCAGCTTGATGACGCCATCGGCGCCCGCGTCATGGCGCGCGCCCGGCACCACCAAGGAGTGGCTGACGCCCGGCCGGTTCTCGGCCAGCCAGACCTTCTTGGATTCCAGATAGCGCTTCACCCCGCCCGAGCGCGGCGCATAGAGCATGGTGGTGTCGACCAGGCGCGGCCGGGGGTCCTCGGCCGAGGCCTTGAGAATCCTGAGAGTCTCGGCGACTTCCTCGTCCCAGCCCGGGATCAGCCGCAGGTCGGCTTCGGTGACGTCGAGATCGACCAGGCTCATTGAGGACTCCTCCGCTCGCTTGGATCGCGCAACGCGTGGCGTGCGGGTTTGGATGCGGGCGGCTTTTTTACGCGGGACCATGAAACGCCCCTAGACCCGCTCAACGCCAAGCTCAAGAGGTCATGCGGGATCGTCAGGCCCCGGATCGTTACTCGTCACGGCGACGCCGCGGCGCAGCAAGGCCTCACGCAGAAGCACCTCGACCTGGGCGTTGACCGAGCGCAATTCGGCGGCCGCCAGACGTTCGACGGCCGCCATCACGCCCGGAGAGGCGCGCATCAGGAAGGGCTTGCGGAGTCTGGCCGCCATCAGCCGTAGAGCGTGCCGGTGTTGACCACGGGCTGGGCCTCGCGGTCAGCGCACAGCACGACCAGCAGGTTGGAGACCATCGCCGCCTTGCGATCCTCGTCCAGATCGACGACGCCGCGCGCGCTCAGATCGTCCAGCGCCGTCTCGACCATGCCGACCGCGCCGCTGACGATCAGACGGCGCGCCGACAGGATGGCCTCGGCCTGCTGACGCCGCAGCATGGCGCCGGCGATTTCCGGCGCATAGGCCAGGTGGGCCAGGCGCGCCTCGTCGACCACCACCCCGGCCACGCCGCAGCGCTTGGCCAGTTCGTCGCGCAGTCGAGCGGCCACGTCCTCGGCGTCCGCCCGCAGGGTCAGCTCCTGATCCACGCCCTCGACCTGTTCGCCGTGGTCGTAGGCGTAGTGGGACGCGATGTCGCGCAGGCCGGTGTCGACCTGGATGTTCACAAAGGCCTGGTAGTCGTCGACGTCGAACAGGGCCTGGGCCGAATCCGACACGCGCCAGACGACGTTGGCCGCGATCTCGACCGGGTTGCCGCGCTTGTCGTTCACCTTCAGCTTGTCGCTGGTGATGTTTCGCGCCCGCAACGAAATCTTCTTGCGGCTGTACCAGGGCAGAACCCAGCGCAGACCGGTGTGACGGTCCGTGCCACGGTAGTCGCCGAACAGCAGGATGGCCATCGCCTCATTGGGCTGCAGCGAATAGAGGCCGCAGAGCGCCAGCAGGCCCACGACCGCAGCGAACAGGCCCAGGCCGACCGATCCGATCTCCTCTCCATGCGACGCGGCCGCGTCAGCGCCTGCGAAACCGAGCAACGGGCCGCCGACGATCAGGGCGAGACCCAGCAGCAAGATCAGCACCCCATTGGCGGTGCTGGCCGGTCTTTCGGACGAGGTGGAATGGGTGGTCATGATCAAATCCCTCCGATATTCGTTATCGAAGTGATATCACTTTGATCGCGTCACTGACAAGCAGCATCGCTGCGAGATGCTTTCAAAGCTGTCGTTCCGGCCTTGCAATCGCCTCAAATTCGAGAAACTTGAGGCAAGCTCGCGGACGCCCTGTTACAGGGTCGCGACAATAGTGCGCGTGTGTGTCCACAGGGGTTTCTACCGAATGCGTAAACTGCTCGCGACCGCTGCGGCGCTCGCTCCGCTGATGGTCGCCACCGGCGTTCAGGCGGAGGTCGTCGTCTCGACCATCCGTACGACCCCGATTCAGACCTCGAACGCCACCGGTTCGGCGGCGGACAACATCCGATTCGCCTCGGGCGGCGGAACCAATCTGTCGTCCGGCACGGCCGTGACGATCGATTCCAACAACACCCTGACGGTCGACAGCGGCGCCAACGTCAATATCGAGAACGCGGCCGACAATGCGATCGCCGTCCAGGTCAACGGCGGCGTGACCACGACGGTTTTGATCAACGGCCAGGTCCTGGTCGCCGACACCCTGACCTCCTACCCGGACACCGACAGCGACGGCGACGTCGATGGCCCCTGGGCCGTGGGCACGAACCGCTACGGCGTGCGTCTGTCCGGCGCGGGCGCCGTGACCGGCAACATTGACATCGGCACAAGCGGCGTCGTTCAGGTCGAGGGCAATAATTCGGTCGCCGTCGCCATCGACACCAATCTGATCGGCAACCTGACCAACCTCGGCACGATCAACGTCTTCGGCGACAATTCCGCCGCCTTCCGCACTACGGCGGCGGTCACCGGCAACATCACCCTGGACGGCACCCTCGCCTCCAGCGGCGGCAATTCCTCGGCGGCCCAGATCCTCGGCGACGTGTCCGGCCGCCTGACCATCCAGGGCGCCCTGACCTCCAGCGGCTATCGCTACAACGCCCAGGGCACCGACGCCTTCATCAAGGGCCTTGAGCCCGAGGACCTGCTGCAGACGGCCTCGACCGTGATCGTCGGCGCCAATGTGGCGGGCGGCGTGGTCTTCGACGCCCCCCCGGTCGACCTCGACGCGAACAATGCCGAGGAAGACGGCGACGGCCGCCTCGACGCCAGCGAAGGCACCGCCAATATCCTGGCCTATGGCTCGGCCCCGGCCGTGACCATCGGTTCGGCGACCCAGTCGATCACCCTGGGCGCCGCCGGCACGACCGCCGATACCGCCTATGGCTTCATCAACAGGGGTTCCATCGTCGGCAACGGCATCTACGACGGGATCAACGGCAATGCCGTCCTGTTCGGCGGCGGCGCCGGCCAGACCGTCAATGTCGCAGGCGGCATCTTCAACGCCGGGACCATCGCCGTCCTGGCGAGCGAAGCCAACGCCACGAGCCTCCATCTGGCGGCCGGCGCCTCGACCCCGATCCTGCGCAACGACGGCTTTATCACTGCGGCCTCTGCCACCTCCGCGACCAGCACCGTCAACGCGATCCGCATCGACGCCGGCGCTAGCCTGCCGTCGTTCGTGAACAACGGTTCGATCCTGGCGACCTCGGGCGGCGGGACGGCGAACATCGCCACCCTGGTCGATCTGAGCGGCACCCTGACCTCAATCGTGAACACCTATTCCTTCCAGGCCAATCTGGTGGCGAACGCCGACGGCGATCCGGTCACGGGCACGGCGGTGGCCATGGATCTGCGCGCCAACACCTCGGGCGTGACCATCACCCAGACCGGAATCCTGAGCGCCACCGACAGCGTCCTGGACGACACCGACAACGACGGGGTCGACGATGTCGACGAGCCCATCCTGGTCGGCAACGTCCTGCTCGGCTCGGGCGCGGACACCATCAACGTCCAGAACGGAACTTGGGTCGGCGACATAGCCTTCGGCGCCGGAGCGGACGCCCTGAACATCACCGGCGGCGCCGTCGTCAGCGGCGCCCTCAGCGACACCGACGGCCTGCTCAACGTCAATGTCGCCAACGGCACCCTCGAAGCCCGCCAGACCAGCCAGCTGAACGTCACCGGCCTGAATGTCGGCGCGACCGGCACCCTGCTGGTGGCGCTGGACCCGGCCACCAGCACGACGGCGGGCGGTTTCAAGGTCAACGGCACGGCGAACATCGCGACTGGCGCCACGCTCGGCATCCGCTTCACCTCGCTGCTTCAATCGCCCCAGCGGTTCACCCTGATCCACGCCGACACCCTGAACTACGGCACGGTCAACTCGGGAGCCGTCCAGGAGAACTCGCCCTATCTGTTCGTGGTCTCGGCCGGCGCCGATGTGGCCGCCGGGGACGTCTATATCGACGCCCGCCGCCGCACCGCCTCTGAAATCGGCATGATCGGGGTCGAGTCCCAGGCCTTCGACGCGGTCTACAACGGCCTGGCCGCCAACTCCGCCCTGCAGTCGGCCTTCCTGTCGGAGACGACGCGCGACGGGCTGATGAACCTGTACGAACAGACCCTGCCCGACCACTCGGGCGGCCCCCTGCTCTCCCTGGCCAGCGGCGTCGACGCCGTGACCCGCGCCCTGACCGGCCGCAACGCCTCCGCCGGCGTCGGCGAGACCAGCGCCTGGGTCCAGGAAATCAATTTCTACGCCGACAAGGACAAGACCGACACCTACGGCTTCCGCTCGGAAGGCTTCGGCGTGGCGGGCGGGGTCGAGACCGGCACCACCCTCGGCGCCGTGGGTATCTCCCTGGCCTTCACCTCCTCCGACATCGAGGACCCCGAGGCCGAGGCCCAGGAGATCCTGTCGGCCAGCCTGGTCGAACTGGGTCTCTACTGGCGCGCCCAGGGTCAGAACTGGACGACCTGGGCCCGCGCGGCGGCCGGCTATGCGACCTTCAGCGCCGACCGTTCGCTGGTCGGCGACGGCCTGTACCTGAACAACCAGTCGGACTGGAACGGCTTCTCCCTGGCCCTGGCCGGCGGCGCATCCTACGAGCGGAACTTCGGCCGTCTGAACATCCGTCCGGAAATCTACGCCGAGTATTTCGGCCTGCATGAGGGCGCGCGCACGGAATCGGGCGGCGGCGACGGCTTCGACCTCGACATCGACGAGCGCGACGGTCACCTCCTGACGGGCGTGGCGGCGGTCAACATCGGCTACGGCTTCGGCTCCAACGGCTGGATCCGCCCCGAGGTCCGCCTCGGCTGGCGCCAGAACCTCTCGGTCGATCCGGGCGAGACCATCGCCCGCTTCGCCTCGGGCGGTTCGTCCTTCACCCTGGACCCGACCAATATCGAAGGCGGCGGCCCTATCGCCGGCTTCCGCCTCTCGGTCGGCAACGAACTGGGCATGCTGACCATCAACGCCGACGCCGAGATGCTGGAAGACTACGTCCGCTACACCCTGCTGCTGCGGGCCAGCTTCCGCTTCTGATCCCCGGGATCAGGCCAGACCAAGAAAAGGCCGCCGGATCGCTCCGGCGGCCTTTTTGCTGGCCCGTCGCCGTCCGGGCGAGCCGGTGCGGAGCCTTTGCCCCCGCCAGGGATTGAACAGTCTCGCTTGCAGACGGACCCGGCCTTGACCTCAGTGCTTCAGACGATCCGTCACCGCGCCGCCCGCCTCGGCGACCTTGGCCGGCGGCGCTCGTCCCTGCTGCGGCGCGTCCCGCCCCTGCCCGTCCTGATCGAGATGGCGGCGCGTATCGGCTACGGCGCCCGGGGCTTTGTCTATGCCTCCGTCGGCGCCCTGACCCTGATGGCGGCGCTCGACCTCGGCGACCGGGCGGTCGGAACGAAGGGGGCGGCAGTCTGGCTGGCCCAGCAGCCGTTCGGACGGCTGTGGCTGGTCCTGCTCGGCCTGGGCCTGTGGGCCTTCGTCGGCTGGCGCATTCTGCAGGCTGTCTTCGACGCCGATCGCGAAGGCTCCAGCGCCCGCGCCCTTCTGCTCCG
The genomic region above belongs to Brevundimonas goettingensis and contains:
- a CDS encoding autotransporter outer membrane beta-barrel domain-containing protein is translated as MRKLLATAAALAPLMVATGVQAEVVVSTIRTTPIQTSNATGSAADNIRFASGGGTNLSSGTAVTIDSNNTLTVDSGANVNIENAADNAIAVQVNGGVTTTVLINGQVLVADTLTSYPDTDSDGDVDGPWAVGTNRYGVRLSGAGAVTGNIDIGTSGVVQVEGNNSVAVAIDTNLIGNLTNLGTINVFGDNSAAFRTTAAVTGNITLDGTLASSGGNSSAAQILGDVSGRLTIQGALTSSGYRYNAQGTDAFIKGLEPEDLLQTASTVIVGANVAGGVVFDAPPVDLDANNAEEDGDGRLDASEGTANILAYGSAPAVTIGSATQSITLGAAGTTADTAYGFINRGSIVGNGIYDGINGNAVLFGGGAGQTVNVAGGIFNAGTIAVLASEANATSLHLAAGASTPILRNDGFITAASATSATSTVNAIRIDAGASLPSFVNNGSILATSGGGTANIATLVDLSGTLTSIVNTYSFQANLVANADGDPVTGTAVAMDLRANTSGVTITQTGILSATDSVLDDTDNDGVDDVDEPILVGNVLLGSGADTINVQNGTWVGDIAFGAGADALNITGGAVVSGALSDTDGLLNVNVANGTLEARQTSQLNVTGLNVGATGTLLVALDPATSTTAGGFKVNGTANIATGATLGIRFTSLLQSPQRFTLIHADTLNYGTVNSGAVQENSPYLFVVSAGADVAAGDVYIDARRRTASEIGMIGVESQAFDAVYNGLAANSALQSAFLSETTRDGLMNLYEQTLPDHSGGPLLSLASGVDAVTRALTGRNASAGVGETSAWVQEINFYADKDKTDTYGFRSEGFGVAGGVETGTTLGAVGISLAFTSSDIEDPEAEAQEILSASLVELGLYWRAQGQNWTTWARAAAGYATFSADRSLVGDGLYLNNQSDWNGFSLALAGGASYERNFGRLNIRPEIYAEYFGLHEGARTESGGGDGFDLDIDERDGHLLTGVAAVNIGYGFGSNGWIRPEVRLGWRQNLSVDPGETIARFASGGSSFTLDPTNIEGGGPIAGFRLSVGNELGMLTINADAEMLEDYVRYTLLLRASFRF
- a CDS encoding glycosyltransferase; protein product: MSLVDLDVTEADLRLIPGWDEEVAETLRILKASAEDPRPRLVDTTMLYAPRSGGVKRYLESKKVWLAENRPGVSHSLVVPGARHDAGADGVIKLRATKLPFGDGYRWPSSVKRWGAWVASMKPAIIEAGDPYTPGQGALEAGQRAGCPVVGFCHSDPAGLAALHFGEWAKKPVEKRWAKLFGQFDRVVSPSRFIARRLEEAGVGNIVIRPLGVEIDTFRPDRRDRDWLLKKLGLPASARLLCFAGRPAREKNIDVLIEAVQKLGDPYHLVLVGAGQGMPAEDRVIALPYEKDPRAVARIIASCDAFVHANDKEPFGLIVLEAMACGRPVVGVNAGGVAETVTNEVGQLAASADPTEYAAAIEALFARDIEAIGAAARVHTVERFAWNRVFEDLCMVYADVSGQPAFVHPAEELAVH
- a CDS encoding SPFH domain-containing protein, whose protein sequence is MTTHSTSSERPASTANGVLILLLGLALIVGGPLLGFAGADAAASHGEEIGSVGLGLFAAVVGLLALCGLYSLQPNEAMAILLFGDYRGTDRHTGLRWVLPWYSRKKISLRARNITSDKLKVNDKRGNPVEIAANVVWRVSDSAQALFDVDDYQAFVNIQVDTGLRDIASHYAYDHGEQVEGVDQELTLRADAEDVAARLRDELAKRCGVAGVVVDEARLAHLAYAPEIAGAMLRRQQAEAILSARRLIVSGAVGMVETALDDLSARGVVDLDEDRKAAMVSNLLVVLCADREAQPVVNTGTLYG